Proteins from a genomic interval of Candidatus Polarisedimenticolia bacterium:
- a CDS encoding glycosyltransferase family 2 protein, translating to MTEKITALVPTLDEEENLRDCLASVAWADEIFVVDSGSADRTLEIAREFGARVVQHEYVNSAAQKNWAIPQAAHAWVLLVDADERVTPELRDEIRGILAREEKSDGYWIRRANHFLGRRMNHCGWETDKVIRLFRRDKGRYQEREVHAEVDLAGPLPVLRHPLLHYSFRSFRQYWRKMQLYSDWGASQLHKEGKRSGWVSIGLRPPLRFLKMYVARLGFLDGIHGLVLCMLAAFSVFLKYAKLWELGQRSAATRRP from the coding sequence ATGACGGAGAAGATCACCGCGCTGGTTCCCACCCTCGACGAGGAGGAGAACCTGCGCGACTGCCTCGCTTCGGTCGCGTGGGCGGACGAGATCTTCGTCGTCGATTCCGGAAGTGCCGATCGCACCCTGGAGATCGCCCGGGAGTTCGGCGCCCGCGTCGTCCAGCACGAATACGTGAACTCTGCGGCGCAGAAGAATTGGGCCATCCCGCAGGCGGCGCACGCCTGGGTCCTGCTGGTCGACGCCGACGAGCGCGTGACCCCCGAGCTGCGCGACGAGATCCGCGGCATCCTCGCCCGGGAGGAGAAGTCCGACGGCTACTGGATCCGGCGCGCCAATCACTTCCTGGGACGCCGCATGAATCACTGCGGCTGGGAGACCGACAAGGTGATCCGCCTGTTCCGCCGGGACAAGGGGCGCTACCAGGAGCGCGAGGTGCACGCCGAGGTCGACCTAGCGGGACCGCTTCCCGTTCTTCGCCACCCCCTGCTTCATTATTCCTTCCGGTCGTTCCGGCAGTATTGGAGGAAGATGCAGCTCTATTCCGATTGGGGCGCCAGCCAGCTCCATAAGGAAGGGAAGCGCTCGGGATGGGTTTCGATCGGCCTGCGCCCGCCGCTGCGGTTCCTCAAGATGTACGTCGCCCGGCTCGGCTTTCTCGACGGGATCCACGGCCTCGTCCTTTGCATGCTGGCCGCCTTCTCCGTGTTCCTCAAGTACGCCAAGCTCTGGGAGCTGGGGCAGCGAAGCGCGGCGACGCGGCGCCCATGA
- a CDS encoding radical SAM/SPASM domain-containing protein, with product MKRTGARRLKINRYYMIFPGDSPLERLRKRLTRRPIPRFPRNIQIQTRTGCNADCVFCPYGATAPHQPRGRMDWDLYRKIIDESARHRVRRISPYLMNEPFADDEIFERIAYIHRANPRARVVLTTNGSLLSPAAVDKLLALPGGVHELAISLHGIDPEAYARTVRGGLDFHRTLANVEHLIAEMRRRRRRRPALWITMVDTEVIDARKAVRYWRRRGVNARYTMLENRGGNVAQAEQISHHSRMDYYSDCTRLFKQAYVKFNGDVVLCCTDYEAKIVLGNVREKSLEEVWNGPVATSIRAKFLSGRIGEISLCGACKVDREREVEVRASRPLQILLPPRNPATPVFTGMKDLLHREP from the coding sequence ATGAAGAGGACCGGGGCGCGGCGCCTGAAGATCAACCGCTATTACATGATCTTTCCCGGCGACTCTCCCCTCGAGCGCCTGCGCAAGCGGTTGACGCGCCGGCCGATTCCCCGCTTTCCGCGGAACATCCAGATCCAGACCCGGACCGGCTGCAACGCCGATTGCGTCTTCTGTCCCTATGGCGCGACCGCGCCGCACCAGCCCCGGGGAAGGATGGATTGGGACCTGTATCGCAAGATCATCGACGAGAGCGCCCGCCATCGCGTCCGGCGGATCAGCCCCTATCTGATGAACGAGCCCTTCGCCGACGACGAGATCTTCGAGCGGATCGCCTACATCCACCGCGCCAACCCGCGGGCCCGGGTCGTCCTGACGACCAACGGGTCGCTTCTCTCTCCGGCGGCGGTGGACAAGCTCCTGGCGCTGCCGGGAGGGGTCCACGAACTGGCGATCTCGCTGCACGGGATCGACCCCGAGGCTTACGCGCGCACCGTCCGGGGCGGGCTCGATTTCCACCGGACGCTGGCGAATGTCGAACACCTGATCGCCGAGATGCGCCGGAGGCGCCGGCGCCGGCCGGCCCTGTGGATCACGATGGTCGACACCGAGGTCATCGACGCCCGCAAGGCGGTGCGCTACTGGCGCCGCCGCGGCGTCAATGCACGCTACACGATGCTGGAGAACCGGGGCGGAAACGTCGCGCAGGCGGAGCAGATCAGCCACCATTCCCGCATGGACTATTACTCCGACTGCACGCGGCTCTTCAAGCAGGCCTACGTCAAGTTCAACGGCGACGTCGTCCTCTGCTGCACCGACTACGAAGCGAAGATCGTCCTGGGAAACGTTCGGGAGAAGAGCCTGGAGGAGGTCTGGAACGGCCCCGTGGCCACCTCGATCCGGGCCAAATTCCTTTCCGGCCGGATCGGCGAGATCTCCCTCTGCGGCGCCTGCAAAGTGGATCGCGAAAGAGAGGTCGAAGTCCGCGCCTCCCGGCCTCTCCAGATTCTTCTTCCCCCGCGCAACCCTGCGACGCCCGTCTTTACCGGGATGAAGGACCTGCTTCACCGAGAGCCATGA
- a CDS encoding glycosyltransferase has protein sequence MTPLSLLHVNTERGWRGGEAQTLLLARGLEERGHRCRLAVAPGSPLERRARQEGFESAPLAARGELDPAAIAALARILRRFRPDLVHYHTSHAVTLGTLASFLAGRRAAVATRRVSFPLSRNPLARIKYTFRLDRVIAVSEGIRETLAAAGVPKERIRVIHSAADLRRFDPPRDRAACRRELGYAEDAFLVGCAGHLAEHKGHRILVEAAGRLSDSPKMQFLLVGKGEEEAELRKQIAALGLDGKFRLAGFREDLESILPALDLLAFPSLSGEGSPAVLKEAMACGLPVVASAISGVGEVVRQGSEGLLVPPGDPAALAQAILFFASDRRQGLEFGGRGRERSREFRPERMVEMTEKVYREVLPA, from the coding sequence ATGACCCCGCTCAGCCTCCTGCACGTCAACACCGAGCGCGGATGGCGGGGCGGCGAAGCCCAGACGCTCTTGCTCGCGCGCGGGCTGGAGGAGCGCGGCCATCGCTGCCGCCTCGCAGTCGCCCCCGGCTCGCCGCTCGAGCGGCGCGCGCGACAAGAGGGGTTCGAATCGGCCCCGCTTGCGGCCCGCGGCGAGCTCGATCCCGCGGCGATCGCCGCCCTGGCGAGAATCCTGCGCCGGTTCCGTCCCGATCTGGTCCACTACCATACCTCGCATGCCGTCACCCTCGGAACCCTCGCCTCATTCCTGGCGGGGCGGCGGGCGGCCGTGGCGACGCGCCGGGTCAGCTTTCCGCTCAGCCGGAACCCGCTCGCGCGCATCAAGTACACCTTCCGCCTGGATCGGGTGATCGCCGTTTCCGAAGGGATTCGGGAGACGCTCGCGGCGGCCGGAGTCCCGAAGGAGCGGATCAGGGTGATCCACAGCGCGGCCGATCTCCGCCGCTTCGATCCCCCCCGCGACCGCGCGGCGTGCCGGCGGGAGCTGGGCTACGCCGAGGACGCTTTCCTCGTCGGCTGCGCCGGCCATCTGGCGGAGCACAAGGGGCATCGCATCCTCGTGGAGGCGGCCGGCCGCTTGAGCGACTCCCCGAAGATGCAGTTCCTCCTGGTCGGAAAAGGGGAGGAGGAGGCGGAGCTGCGCAAGCAGATTGCCGCCCTCGGGCTGGACGGAAAATTCCGGCTCGCCGGGTTCCGCGAGGATCTCGAGTCGATCCTTCCCGCGCTCGACCTCCTCGCTTTCCCGTCGCTCTCCGGCGAAGGCTCGCCCGCCGTCCTCAAGGAGGCGATGGCCTGCGGCCTTCCCGTCGTCGCTTCCGCGATCTCGGGAGTCGGGGAAGTGGTCCGGCAAGGCTCCGAAGGCCTCCTCGTTCCCCCGGGGGATCCGGCGGCGCTCGCGCAGGCGATCCTCTTCTTCGCCTCGGACCGGAGGCAGGGATTAGAATTCGGTGGCCGGGGCCGGGAGCGCAGCCGCGAGTTCCGGCCGGAGCGGATGGTGGAAATGACCGAGAAGGTCTATCGCGAGGTCCTGCCCGCATGA